A genomic window from Helicobacter suis HS1 includes:
- the icd gene encoding isocitrate dehydrogenase (NADP(+)) — MSYNPKYLSQPTEGEAITFKEDKLHVPNHPIIPFIEGDGIGVDITPVMQKVVDASVQKAYKGAKKIAWYEVFVGEKCYNKFKNESALTPEEQWLLPDTIEAINHFKVSIKGPLTTPVGEGFRSLNVALRQKMDLYVCLRPVRWYGSPSPVKEPGKVDMVIFRENSEDIYAGIEFAQGSQEAKKLIKFLQEELKVSKIRFPNTSGVGIKPISLEGTERLVRKAIEYTIDNDRSSLTFVHKGNIMKYTEGAFMKWGYALAQREFGAKLLDKGPWCTLKNPKTGKEIVIKDMIADAFLQQILLRPAEYDVIATMNLNGDYISDALAAMVGGIGIAPGANLNDSVALFEATHGTAPKYTGQNKVNPGSIILSAEMMLRHLGWIEAADLIVKGMQGAIASKKVTYDFARLMEGASEVSSSEFGEVIISHL; from the coding sequence ATGTCTTACAACCCAAAATACCTGTCTCAGCCCACAGAAGGTGAGGCCATTACTTTTAAAGAGGACAAGTTGCATGTGCCAAATCACCCCATTATTCCTTTTATTGAGGGCGATGGGATTGGTGTGGATATTACGCCTGTGATGCAAAAGGTGGTAGATGCTAGCGTGCAAAAAGCTTACAAGGGAGCTAAAAAAATCGCGTGGTATGAAGTGTTTGTAGGCGAGAAGTGCTATAACAAATTCAAAAATGAGAGTGCCCTCACTCCAGAGGAACAATGGCTATTGCCTGATACCATTGAGGCGATCAACCATTTTAAAGTCTCTATTAAGGGGCCTTTGACTACTCCTGTGGGGGAGGGTTTTCGCTCTTTAAATGTGGCTTTGCGCCAAAAAATGGACCTTTATGTATGTCTAAGACCTGTGCGTTGGTATGGTAGCCCCAGTCCAGTTAAGGAGCCGGGTAAAGTAGACATGGTTATCTTTAGAGAAAATAGCGAGGATATCTATGCGGGTATTGAGTTTGCTCAAGGCAGTCAAGAGGCCAAAAAGCTCATCAAATTTTTACAAGAAGAACTCAAGGTTTCTAAAATCCGCTTTCCTAATACCAGTGGTGTTGGTATCAAGCCCATTAGTTTAGAAGGCACAGAAAGACTTGTGCGTAAAGCCATTGAATACACCATTGATAATGACAGAAGTAGCCTCACCTTTGTGCACAAGGGCAATATCATGAAATACACTGAGGGGGCATTTATGAAATGGGGTTATGCCCTAGCACAAAGAGAATTTGGCGCTAAGTTGCTAGATAAAGGCCCCTGGTGCACCCTTAAAAACCCCAAAACCGGTAAAGAAATTGTGATTAAAGACATGATTGCAGATGCCTTCTTACAACAAATTTTATTACGCCCCGCAGAATATGATGTGATTGCTACTATGAATTTAAACGGGGATTATATCTCAGATGCGCTAGCGGCTATGGTGGGGGGTATTGGCATTGCTCCGGGGGCTAATTTAAATGATAGCGTCGCGCTCTTTGAGGCCACACATGGCACTGCACCTAAATACACGGGGCAAAATAAGGTCAATCCTGGATCGATCATTTTGAGTGCAGAGATGATGCTACGCCACCTAGGCTGGATTGAGGCAGCAGATTTAATTGTAAAGGGCATGCAAGGAGCCATTGCTAGTAAAAAAGTTACCTATGACTTTGCCCGTTTAATGGAGGGAGCCAGCGAGGTTTCTAGTTCTGAATTTGGCGAGGTGATCATTTCGCATTTGTAG
- a CDS encoding DNA-methyltransferase, translated as MPSLEKYRNRAFAMDCLEFLSQLPGESIDCVLIDPPYCSGGKRMYNRYNKYRDFEGDNKSQRIWMLLISEVFRAVKRVLKPSAYFFSFIDWRQYPALSDCIQLADLAWRGVIVWNKGNGSRPFANAFKQQCEFILWGTKGTLPLTSRKEANYYFGYVEKYLHPSQKQHPTQKPIEVLKHCLQVVPKIEGQEPPVVLDCFCGSGSTGVACAELGLDFIGVELSKEYAIQASINLEGALLHAQENKQKEEKEAATTHIYF; from the coding sequence ATGCCTAGTTTAGAAAAATACAGAAACCGCGCTTTTGCTATGGATTGTTTGGAATTTCTTAGTCAGTTGCCCGGTGAGAGTATAGATTGTGTGCTAATTGATCCGCCCTATTGTAGTGGCGGTAAAAGAATGTACAACAGATATAATAAATATCGCGATTTTGAGGGCGACAATAAAAGTCAAAGAATTTGGATGCTTTTAATCTCCGAAGTTTTTAGAGCAGTTAAACGGGTCTTAAAGCCAAGTGCGTACTTTTTTAGCTTTATTGACTGGCGGCAATACCCGGCGTTAAGTGATTGTATCCAACTGGCAGATCTAGCATGGCGGGGCGTGATTGTGTGGAATAAGGGCAATGGATCGCGCCCGTTTGCTAATGCTTTCAAGCAACAATGCGAGTTTATTTTGTGGGGCACTAAAGGTACTTTGCCACTAACTAGCAGAAAAGAAGCTAATTATTATTTTGGCTATGTAGAAAAATACCTACACCCTAGCCAAAAACAGCACCCCACACAAAAGCCCATAGAAGTGCTAAAACATTGTTTGCAAGTTGTGCCCAAAATTGAAGGTCAAGAGCCTCCGGTCGTGTTAGATTGTTTTTGTGGGAGTGGATCAACTGGGGTAGCGTGTGCTGAATTAGGGCTTGATTTTATCGGGGTAGAGCTCTCTAAAGAATACGCTATTCAAGCAAGCATTAATTTAGAGGGGGCGCTACTACACGCGCAAGAAAATAAGCAAAAAGAGGAAAAAGAGGCCGCAACAACTCACATCTACTTTTAG
- a CDS encoding polymorphic toxin type 50 domain-containing protein: MPFLEAIASLQARNPKLIPNGANFKFSEYIRAFSISGISKIDTLVSYQSALEKALAKGQSFREFVKANPQLLETINKKRLERIFKYNLIYANTRGKLMRYESAPPIAGSSNGDGWYYVFHSRHDSAARHLAFDNVCLPRKHPFWQNHTPPLDWGCRCEIAMWSERQIKAKGIAVTQNIPQEGGTQAGGFERDNNKFLASFFKNKLATYAGNSKATSLLKGVLQNIASKKARFKSLIRLSQNGGSLRFGNLDSLPITLKSETLKANPANNLFDFFLAKEVLDNPLLMATHRDTRKLVGQKLGRWYELEIQGTELVSLEHFKEAPDLKEGFKLERLDFDKLAQRLQNEKPYPFTQRVLNTIKSALSLLNLDEKQERHVLDSPNYKQGRSYYTKAPTIEEVRGWIRESLEIEFDKKQGTWDKHGIISHPDFEGIVMPFFDKSKAPVKVYKSKLHFNKKGFHIVPTTEE; the protein is encoded by the coding sequence ATGCCATTTTTAGAAGCTATAGCTAGCCTTCAAGCTAGAAACCCAAAGCTAATCCCAAATGGGGCTAATTTCAAATTTAGCGAATATATCCGCGCGTTTAGTATTAGTGGGATTAGCAAAATTGATACTTTAGTTTCTTATCAAAGTGCCCTAGAAAAGGCTTTAGCAAAGGGGCAAAGTTTTAGGGAGTTTGTTAAGGCTAATCCGCAATTATTAGAAACAATCAATAAAAAGCGCCTTGAGCGGATATTTAAATACAATTTAATTTATGCCAACACGCGCGGTAAATTAATGCGCTATGAAAGTGCCCCACCCATTGCGGGCAGTAGCAATGGCGATGGCTGGTATTATGTGTTTCATAGTAGGCACGATAGCGCCGCGCGGCATTTGGCCTTTGATAATGTTTGTCTACCAAGAAAGCACCCCTTTTGGCAGAATCACACCCCGCCACTTGATTGGGGTTGTCGGTGTGAGATTGCTATGTGGTCAGAAAGACAGATCAAGGCCAAAGGAATAGCGGTTACTCAAAATATCCCACAAGAGGGCGGTACTCAAGCGGGGGGATTTGAAAGAGATAACAACAAGTTCTTAGCTAGCTTTTTTAAAAACAAGTTGGCCACTTATGCGGGCAATTCAAAAGCTACTAGCCTACTTAAAGGCGTGTTGCAAAATATCGCTAGCAAAAAGGCGCGGTTTAAATCTTTGATCCGACTTTCACAAAATGGCGGGAGTTTGCGTTTTGGTAATTTAGATAGTTTGCCAATTACTCTAAAATCTGAAACACTCAAGGCTAACCCCGCTAATAATCTGTTTGATTTTTTCTTAGCTAAAGAAGTGTTAGACAATCCACTATTAATGGCCACCCATAGAGATACGCGTAAGCTAGTGGGTCAGAAGTTAGGGCGCTGGTATGAGCTTGAGATACAAGGCACAGAGTTAGTCAGTTTAGAGCACTTCAAAGAAGCGCCTGACTTAAAAGAGGGCTTTAAACTTGAGCGATTAGATTTTGATAAGTTAGCGCAGCGCCTCCAAAATGAAAAACCCTACCCCTTCACTCAAAGAGTTCTTAACACAATCAAAAGCGCGCTATCTTTGTTAAACTTAGATGAGAAACAAGAGCGCCATGTTTTGGATAGCCCAAATTATAAACAAGGGCGGAGTTACTACACTAAAGCGCCTACAATTGAGGAGGTGAGGGGGTGGATAAGGGAAAGTTTAGAAATTGAGTTTGACAAAAAACAAGGCACATGGGACAAACACGGCATTATTAGCCATCCTGATTTTGAAGGTATAGTTATGCCATTTTTTGATAAATCAAAAGCCCCCGTTAAGGTATATAAAAGTAAACTACACTTTAACAAAAAGGGCTTTCACATTGTGCCTACAACTGAGGAGTAA
- a CDS encoding TonB-dependent receptor family protein, whose amino-acid sequence MFFFAGGCLAMSSLQAIKTHSLQKVQTTGAAVNEEAPKSWRSEEVKNYLGSQTVISHKQLTQQANQSFEEALQNVPGVHIRNTTGIGAIPRFSVRGFGAGGSGTSNTGLVLVNGIPVYAAPYASIAMEIFPVSFQAIDRVSVTKGGESVQYGPNPVGGVINIITKPIPYKWENQAAERMTIWGRPKNGGITGPTNKNTPLDKTLGNNLLYDTYVRSGGMINKYIGVQAQANWTNGQGFRYNTPTNIQNYLLDLLYQINDNNKITAYYQYYKFFITQPGSLSEQAYNQNRFQNDRPNTNRGGRVMRWGAVYQTFFGDTSKIGGDFTLTYYGQDLSRDMQIDSNYLSVNEPSINPNLPVYTDQNYNGFFIANHIRRYVINGIEPNVNVVVNTGPVKQTFKVGMRFMTSNMWFKAMQSNCEWQNSTCSMSPFTLVTKPSQNLQMANNYTAGYLSDKMEFFKGKLIFTPGLRYTFLNYKRMRPESGDFAVWNATKQYQNEWSPALNVGYKPLNGWLLYFNYRRSFIPPQFNTIGLFSVDYNQIFNEVEVGSRYAYKDLLSFNADYFVTFAQRYYAGGYSNDAVNARSQGVELELYYAPIRGLQFHVAYTYIDAVITSSVGDVLSDFKGIVNQSFNIKGKRLPYVSPNQFIFGATYTYKKTTIGISSYFYSRAYSSVLNQARSETVCFQFDNPAKSGGLKYGCNSVGLLPWYWVWNIQVSQTLWQSGRHKIVGSLQVNNIFNMKYYFRGLGTGPAGREPGPGRSVTVYLSYQF is encoded by the coding sequence ATGTTTTTTTTTGCGGGGGGGTGCTTGGCTATGAGTAGTTTACAAGCCATTAAAACCCACAGTTTGCAAAAAGTACAAACCACAGGGGCGGCTGTGAATGAAGAAGCCCCTAAAAGCTGGCGTAGTGAGGAAGTGAAAAATTATTTAGGTAGCCAAACGGTTATCTCACACAAACAACTCACCCAGCAAGCTAACCAAAGTTTTGAGGAGGCTTTGCAAAATGTGCCCGGGGTGCATATTAGAAACACCACAGGTATTGGGGCTATACCTAGATTTTCTGTTAGAGGTTTTGGAGCTGGAGGGAGTGGCACAAGCAATACTGGGCTTGTTTTGGTTAATGGCATTCCGGTTTATGCCGCGCCCTATGCAAGTATTGCTATGGAGATTTTCCCCGTTTCCTTCCAAGCAATTGATCGCGTCAGTGTTACCAAAGGAGGGGAGAGCGTGCAATATGGCCCAAATCCTGTTGGGGGCGTGATTAACATCATCACCAAACCCATTCCCTACAAATGGGAAAATCAGGCGGCTGAAAGAATGACTATCTGGGGCCGTCCTAAGAATGGAGGGATTACAGGACCTACAAATAAAAATACACCTTTGGATAAGACACTTGGTAATAATCTCTTGTATGACACTTATGTTAGAAGTGGAGGCATGATTAACAAATACATTGGCGTGCAAGCTCAGGCTAACTGGACTAATGGACAAGGCTTTAGATACAATACCCCCACTAATATCCAAAACTATTTGCTAGATTTGCTCTACCAAATCAATGACAACAATAAAATCACAGCCTACTACCAATACTATAAGTTTTTCATAACCCAACCGGGCTCTTTAAGCGAGCAAGCCTACAATCAAAACCGCTTCCAAAATGATCGCCCCAATACCAATAGAGGTGGTAGAGTTATGCGCTGGGGTGCGGTCTATCAGACATTTTTTGGCGACACTTCCAAAATAGGCGGGGATTTTACACTCACCTACTACGGGCAAGATCTTAGCCGGGATATGCAGATAGATTCTAACTATCTAAGTGTCAACGAACCTAGCATCAATCCTAATCTACCGGTTTATACTGATCAAAACTACAATGGATTTTTCATTGCCAATCACATTAGGCGTTATGTGATCAATGGCATCGAGCCTAATGTCAATGTGGTGGTTAACACAGGGCCTGTCAAACAAACTTTTAAAGTGGGTATGCGCTTCATGACTAGTAATATGTGGTTTAAGGCCATGCAGTCTAATTGTGAGTGGCAGAATAGTACATGCAGCATGTCGCCCTTTACTTTGGTAACCAAGCCAAGCCAAAACCTGCAAATGGCCAATAATTACACGGCTGGCTATCTTAGCGATAAAATGGAATTTTTTAAGGGCAAACTGATTTTCACACCCGGGTTGCGTTATACCTTTTTGAATTACAAAAGAATGAGGCCTGAAAGTGGAGATTTTGCTGTATGGAATGCCACTAAGCAATATCAAAATGAATGGAGTCCGGCCTTGAATGTGGGGTATAAACCCCTTAATGGTTGGTTATTATATTTTAACTACCGCAGAAGTTTTATCCCGCCACAATTTAACACCATAGGGCTTTTTTCTGTTGATTACAACCAAATTTTTAACGAGGTTGAGGTGGGTTCGCGCTATGCTTATAAGGATCTACTTAGCTTTAATGCTGACTATTTTGTTACTTTTGCGCAACGCTACTATGCAGGCGGGTATAGTAATGATGCGGTTAATGCTAGAAGTCAGGGCGTGGAACTAGAGTTGTATTATGCCCCTATTAGAGGGTTGCAATTCCATGTAGCCTATACCTATATTGATGCGGTGATCACCTCTAGCGTGGGTGATGTGCTGTCTGACTTTAAAGGCATTGTTAACCAATCCTTTAACATCAAAGGCAAAAGACTCCCCTATGTAAGCCCTAATCAATTCATTTTTGGTGCGACATACACCTACAAAAAGACCACCATTGGGATTAGCAGTTACTTTTATAGCCGGGCATACTCCTCGGTACTCAATCAGGCTAGATCAGAAACTGTCTGTTTTCAGTTTGACAACCCTGCTAAAAGCGGTGGTCTGAAGTATGGCTGTAATAGTGTGGGGCTATTGCCTTGGTATTGGGTATGGAATATCCAAGTGAGCCAAACGCTTTGGCAGAGCGGGCGGCATAAAATTGTGGGTAGTTTGCAAGTCAATAACATCTTTAACATGAAGTACTATTTCAGGGGTCTTGGCACAGGCCCTGCAGGTAGAGAACCTGGTCCTGGGCGCTCAGTAACGGTGTATCTGAGTTATCAATTTTAA
- the fliW gene encoding flagellar assembly protein FliW, giving the protein MLYTLKAPILGFEKIMEVELTKIDDLFSRVSSLDNTISMVLVNPYKLREYSFSIPKYIELLLELNAQSQVEVYCVVVIQKNLEDSMVNFLAPLIFNPENGYGAQIALSIMDYPDFGFRDTLKSFVQTQNQSRLSS; this is encoded by the coding sequence ATGCTCTACACACTCAAAGCCCCCATTTTAGGATTTGAAAAGATCATGGAGGTCGAGCTTACAAAAATTGATGATCTCTTTAGCCGTGTGAGTAGTTTAGATAACACCATTAGCATGGTTTTAGTCAATCCTTATAAACTGCGCGAGTACAGCTTTAGTATCCCTAAATACATTGAATTACTTTTAGAACTCAACGCACAATCACAAGTAGAGGTGTATTGTGTGGTGGTGATTCAAAAAAATTTAGAGGATTCTATGGTTAATTTTCTTGCTCCCTTGATCTTTAATCCTGAAAATGGCTATGGCGCTCAAATTGCCCTTTCTATCATGGACTATCCAGATTTTGGCTTTAGAGATACGCTTAAATCTTTTGTACAAACTCAGAACCAATCGCGTTTAAGCTCTTAA
- the murG gene encoding undecaprenyldiphospho-muramoylpentapeptide beta-N-acetylglucosaminyltransferase encodes MLAITGGGTGGHLCIARSLAQELQSRGEDLIYIGSLSGQDKAWFESSDLFKQCFFLDTTGVVDKKAFKKMHALYKQIRGIKTAKKILQEHQIRALISVGGFSAGPASFASIFSKIPLYIHEQNAIQGTLNRIIAPYARCVFNSFKNPNQDSKYIYTPYPIQQSFFEHARIRTNIQTVLFLGGSQGAKAINEFALLCARKLLKRGMNIIHQCGASEYERIATLYKGLGILKSIDLFAFDIQLVKKMQQADICVSRAGASSVWELCANNLPTLFVPYPFAAKNHQYYNALEFEQEGLARIVAQKDLHPSHLFEFMRSLKAPAKEGFYISEVSRKLFNKVSNNGTALIVDQILDQLKVSGVKA; translated from the coding sequence ATGCTAGCCATTACAGGAGGAGGAACGGGTGGGCATTTATGCATTGCCCGCTCACTAGCCCAAGAATTGCAAAGCAGAGGGGAGGATTTAATTTATATTGGCAGTCTCTCCGGGCAAGATAAGGCATGGTTTGAATCTAGCGATTTATTTAAGCAGTGCTTTTTTTTAGACACCACAGGGGTGGTTGATAAAAAGGCCTTTAAAAAAATGCATGCCTTGTATAAACAAATCCGGGGCATAAAAACAGCTAAAAAAATTTTACAAGAACACCAGATCCGGGCTCTCATTAGTGTGGGTGGGTTTAGTGCTGGTCCTGCAAGCTTTGCGAGTATCTTCTCTAAAATCCCTCTTTATATCCACGAACAAAATGCCATTCAAGGCACGCTTAATAGAATCATCGCCCCCTATGCTAGGTGCGTTTTTAATAGTTTTAAAAATCCTAATCAAGATTCTAAATACATCTATACACCCTATCCGATCCAACAAAGTTTTTTTGAGCATGCCCGCATACGCACTAATATCCAAACGGTGCTCTTTTTGGGAGGCTCTCAGGGCGCTAAAGCCATTAATGAATTTGCGCTTTTATGTGCCCGTAAATTACTTAAAAGAGGAATGAATATTATCCACCAATGCGGGGCATCAGAATATGAACGCATAGCCACACTTTATAAAGGTTTGGGGATTTTAAAATCCATTGATCTATTTGCCTTTGATATTCAGCTAGTTAAAAAAATGCAACAAGCAGATATTTGTGTGAGCCGTGCGGGGGCGAGTAGTGTATGGGAGCTTTGTGCTAATAATTTGCCTACCCTTTTTGTCCCTTATCCTTTTGCGGCTAAGAATCACCAGTACTACAATGCTTTAGAATTTGAACAAGAAGGTTTGGCTAGGATTGTTGCACAAAAAGATTTACATCCTAGCCATTTATTTGAATTCATGCGTTCTTTAAAAGCCCCTGCAAAAGAGGGGTTTTATATTTCTGAAGTGAGTAGGAAATTATTTAACAAGGTCTCTAATAACGGAACAGCCTTGATTGTGGATCAAATTTTAGATCAATTAAAAGTCTCAGGCGTAAAAGCTTGA
- a CDS encoding TrbC/VirB2 family protein — MRFLWVFCVVFALLRAEGSDSFFQAIEEQLQSNTAKGILMVIFIGIAFYVWRNLDRWRDILFTVLGVVLGIMLFFKAPALASWFMGLF, encoded by the coding sequence GTGCGGTTTTTATGGGTTTTTTGTGTGGTTTTTGCCCTTTTAAGGGCTGAGGGGAGCGATAGTTTTTTTCAAGCCATTGAAGAACAACTCCAAAGCAATACGGCTAAGGGTATTTTAATGGTGATCTTTATTGGCATTGCCTTTTATGTGTGGCGCAATTTAGATCGCTGGCGGGATATTTTATTCACGGTCTTAGGCGTAGTTTTGGGAATCATGCTTTTTTTCAAAGCCCCCGCTTTAGCTTCGTGGTTTATGGGACTCTTTTAA
- a CDS encoding HrcA family transcriptional regulator, giving the protein MGSKKEWLLQTFIKTYLNSHVPVGSESLRLVLQDQAVQISSATIRNYFKRLTDEGALSQSHSSSGRIPTLEALKAYWRAKLNPHVPFEVDLEKLQNASEHYRIFSMVERYQRAVLLAVYDHSQRFLILDFGDDQVLLSYNKKLERFLKGLVGLECQDIHKIASSVCMASLAKQIEIYFQKRLYFGLCVLAQSLRQSLFLQILKGELLRHLEHGLHFEKVLPLGFLGVLSPAKAQGGDINMFCVGEIEQDFEGFYGSIRRVS; this is encoded by the coding sequence ATGGGTTCAAAAAAAGAGTGGCTTTTGCAAACCTTTATTAAAACCTATTTAAATAGCCATGTACCTGTGGGCTCTGAAAGTTTGCGTTTGGTGCTCCAAGATCAAGCCGTGCAGATTTCCTCTGCTACTATCCGTAACTACTTTAAGCGCTTAACTGATGAGGGAGCGCTTAGCCAGAGTCATAGCAGCAGTGGGCGTATCCCCACGCTAGAGGCACTTAAAGCTTATTGGCGCGCTAAACTTAACCCCCATGTGCCCTTTGAAGTGGATTTAGAAAAACTGCAAAATGCTAGCGAGCATTACAGGATTTTTAGCATGGTTGAGCGCTATCAAAGGGCGGTTTTATTAGCAGTATATGATCATAGCCAGCGCTTTTTAATCCTAGATTTTGGAGATGATCAAGTCTTATTAAGCTATAACAAAAAGCTGGAGAGATTTTTAAAAGGTTTGGTGGGCTTAGAATGCCAAGATATTCATAAAATCGCCTCTTCGGTGTGCATGGCTAGCCTAGCTAAGCAGATAGAAATCTATTTTCAAAAACGGCTTTACTTTGGGCTATGCGTGTTAGCCCAGTCTTTACGCCAGTCGCTATTTTTACAAATTCTTAAAGGGGAGTTGTTGCGGCATTTAGAACATGGACTACATTTTGAAAAGGTCTTGCCCTTAGGTTTTTTAGGGGTGCTTAGCCCTGCTAAAGCTCAAGGGGGGGACATTAACATGTTCTGCGTGGGGGAAATTGAACAAGATTTTGAAGGATTTTATGGATCCATTAGGAGAGTGTCATGA
- the grpE gene encoding nucleotide exchange factor GrpE, whose protein sequence is MNEEQAELQDQMSAEIAPEEQVQEAQEQEPQIDYQAKFKEVQDLYLRTYADFENVKKRLEKDKAVALEYAYEKIASDLLPVIDTLHAALESARKEENKAISDGLELTLQKMHEVLSKHGIECVECGTDFDPHLHNAIMHVQAEHKEEGQIVEVFQKGYKYKERLLRPAMVSIAKNS, encoded by the coding sequence ATGAATGAAGAGCAAGCAGAGTTACAAGATCAGATGAGTGCTGAGATTGCGCCTGAAGAACAAGTACAGGAGGCACAAGAACAAGAGCCCCAGATAGATTATCAGGCCAAATTTAAAGAGGTGCAAGACCTCTATCTGCGCACGTATGCAGATTTTGAGAATGTTAAAAAGCGCTTGGAGAAGGATAAAGCGGTGGCGCTAGAGTATGCCTATGAAAAGATCGCAAGCGATCTACTCCCTGTGATAGATACCTTGCATGCGGCCTTAGAGAGTGCTAGAAAGGAGGAAAACAAGGCCATTTCTGATGGGCTAGAGCTCACTTTGCAAAAAATGCATGAAGTGCTGAGCAAGCACGGCATTGAGTGCGTGGAGTGTGGTACTGATTTTGATCCACATCTGCACAATGCCATCATGCATGTCCAAGCTGAGCACAAAGAGGAGGGGCAGATTGTGGAAGTCTTCCAGAAAGGCTACAAGTATAAAGAGCGCTTGTTGCGCCCTGCGATGGTGAGCATCGCAAAAAATAGTTAA